In bacterium, the genomic window GATCTTGTCGCCCGAAATGGCAACCGCCCCTCCGTGAACGGTCTCAAGCTCCCGCAACCCCGCGCCTCGTTTGCAGCGCTCGCCGGACTGCGAGACCGTTACCAGCTCGGAGATGTCCTTTAACAGGATACTGTTATTGTCCATTAAGAATCTTCCATTCCCCGACTGCATCACCCTCGCCGTCATGGAAGCCTCCGGCGGCCTCCAAAACCTGCCCGCAACCGTCCTCGCAAAGGCTAACATCCCAGTCGCAATTGTCAATCCCAAGCAGGTCCGAGACTTCGCAAAGGCTCTCGGACAACACGCCAAAACCGACGCGATCGACGCCAAGAGCATCGCTCAATTCGGCCTTAAAATTCAACCCTCGCCTCGAAAACTCCCCAGCGAGGCGCAGGCTATGCTGACCAAATTGCTCGCACGGCGACGCCAACTGCTCCATAATCGCGTGGCCGAGCAGAATCGCTTGAAAACCGTTCGTGCGAAGTTGATCCGCCGAAACATCGAAGCTCATATACACTGGCTTGACAAGCAGATGAAGAAGATTGATGAGAAGATCGAGCAGCAGGTCCGCAACAGCCCGATGTGGCGTGCGAATGAACAACTCCTGAAAACTGTGCCCGGTGTCAGCGACATCACGGCCCATCTCCTAATTGCTCAACTGCCCGAACTCGGCAACCTATCACGACGACAGATCGCTGCACTGGCCGGCTTGGCTCCCTTCGCTCACGAGAGCGGCCAACGCCGTGGCAAACGTTTTGTCTCCGGAGGCCGAGCACACGTCCGAGCATCGCTTTACATGGCTGCCCTAAGCGCCTCAACGAACAACCCTACACTACGCGATTTCTATCGCCGACTCCTCGATAACGGCAAGCCCAAAAAACTCGCGTTGACCGCCGTCATGCGCCGAATGCTCACAATCCTAAATGCTATAATCCGAGACCAAAAACCCTGGCAACATTGCACAAGCAACCCTTGACACCAAACACAGTCACTCTGTATGTTCTCGGCGCACTCAAGTTTGCGTCTCGCCCAAGAATCACTTTGATGCGGCGTGTCTTCCGATTAAACTACCGCCATCAAAACGATCAGGCAAATAATGTTACAGCTTTTAGTGGGTTGGTAACTTGGGCAGATACGCAGCACGACTTGCGAAGTTCCTCTGGGCCTACAAGTTCGGCAGAACGCGGCTTTCCTATGCGCCGATCTTCGTCTGGTTGGAGCCCACAAATCGCTGCAACCTCAAGTGTCCGCTGTGCCCCACAGGGGAGGGTCTGACACGCGAACGGGGCGAGATGACGATCGATCTATATCGACAGGTCCTCGAGAAACTCAACGAGGCGCCGCCACTTCTTTTGACGCTCCATCTTGCCGGGGAACCGCTGCTTGCAGAGAACATCTTTGAGATGATAAGGCTGGCGAAGGAGGCGGGCATACAGACCACGCTCTCCACCAACGTGACCCTCCTCTCGCCACCGATTAGCCGACGACTCATTCAGGCGGGCCTGGATTCGATACGCCTGGACTTCTGCGCGGACAAAAAGACGTTCGAGAAGGTGCGCCTCGGGGCATCTTGGGAGAAGGTCTATGCCAACATCCTGGGACTCCTTAAGGTTAAAGCCGAGCTGAACGTCGCAAGACCGATAGTCAGGATCAAGGAAGTCTCAGATTCTGGCGCGTCGCACAGGGAGAGGGCCAGAGCTATGAGGGAGCTCAAGTCCCTCTTCCACGGCTTCCCCGTCAAGGGCTTCAGCTCGCTTGAGATTCACAATTGGTCGGGAGCCTTCGCAACAGCCCACGAGGATTTGGGCGAGGCGCACCGAGTGCCGAGGCGCTGGAGGCCGTGTTCACACCTTTGGACAAGTTTGGCTATAACGTGCGATGGCCTCGTTGTCCCTTGCTGTCGTGACCTCGAGGCCGAGTGCGTCGTGGGCGACCTGAAGACACAATCGCTTATGGATGTCTGGAACGGAGACAGGCTCCGAGCGATGCGAGATGCCATGGTCAAACGAGACCTCAGCCAGATCAGTCTCTGTGCAAAATGCTCGCGGCTGCACCAAAAACCTCGATTCTTGTTCTACACGTTCGGCTTCATCTATATGCGGCTCGACCAGCTGTTCTCTGCCATCGCCAGGCTGCTTGGAGGCGTGCGACACCGCTAGCGCGCAGGGCATGGCCGCCGTGCCGGTGTCGGGTGTCCTGCCCGCCCTTCCCCCTTTTTCCTTTTTCGTCCGTCTCTGCTTTACGGAAACTCCCCATTATTGATGCTTGCTCGAATCTCGCAGAAGTGGTATTTGAATGGAATGCTGACGAACTACATTAAAGCGGCCATGAAAGCGGCCAAGTATGAGATTCTGTCCGACGACGGCACTTTCTACGGCGAGATACCCGGATTTGACGGCGTTTGGGCCAATGCTCAAACACTCGAAGGCTGCCGCGATGAGTTGGAGGAGGTTCTGGAGGAATGGATACTGTTCCGCGTGTCCAAGAACATCCCCCTGCCAACTGTCAATGGGCTCCTGCTGGCTGTGAAAGAAGTGGTTTGATGCCTCGGCTGGGCCCGATCAAGCGAAAGGACCTTATCGGATACTTGAGCCAATATGGCTTCAAGGGACCATTCTCCGGAGGAAAGCACCTGTTCATGATCAAAGATGACGTCACCCTCCGTACCCCCAACCCTCATAGGAGCGATATAGGCAAAGATCTGCTCGTCAGGATACTACGGCAAGCCAGAATCGATAAAGCCGATTGGGAGAAGCTCTAGCTCAAACCTCTAGCTTCGCCCAGAGGCACTTCTTCGCTGCCGGCCGGTTGGGGACGAGCTCTGCCAGGTGTGGGGCGAGCATTGCCCAGGCTGGCTGTTTCCTCTAAGAGCCGAGAACAGCCAGTGGCACCACAACACTGGCCCATACCTCTTCTGGGGGCACGGTCTCGATATGGACTGGTTCATGGCGGCCTGAGACACCCTAGCACAGCGATTCGAGGACCGTAACACCAGCGCTTCGGAATACGACACTCCTCAGCAGTTTCGGCTTTGCGATTCAGGGGGAATGTAGTATTACTTTTGTGGGTTAATTTGTCGCGTCCCCACAACGATAATGTTTACGTTGAGTCGTGGTTTCGCGGCGGCTACTCTTGTTCGATATTCACCTAAGTTCTTGTGACGAGGCGCCACAATCGGATGCGTTCCTTCAGAGGAGTTTTTCGGCCAGAGGAGGAGCTGCTACTTCTGCTGCTGCGCCGCGAGCTGGACGAGACG contains:
- a CDS encoding radical SAM/SPASM domain-containing protein; its protein translation is MGRYAARLAKFLWAYKFGRTRLSYAPIFVWLEPTNRCNLKCPLCPTGEGLTRERGEMTIDLYRQVLEKLNEAPPLLLTLHLAGEPLLAENIFEMIRLAKEAGIQTTLSTNVTLLSPPISRRLIQAGLDSIRLDFCADKKTFEKVRLGASWEKVYANILGLLKVKAELNVARPIVRIKEVSDSGASHRERARAMRELKSLFHGFPVKGFSSLEIHNWSGAFATAHEDLGEAHRVPRRWRPCSHLWTSLAITCDGLVVPCCRDLEAECVVGDLKTQSLMDVWNGDRLRAMRDAMVKRDLSQISLCAKCSRLHQKPRFLFYTFGFIYMRLDQLFSAIARLLGGVRHR
- a CDS encoding type II toxin-antitoxin system HicB family antitoxin encodes the protein MLTNYIKAAMKAAKYEILSDDGTFYGEIPGFDGVWANAQTLEGCRDELEEVLEEWILFRVSKNIPLPTVNGLLLAVKEVV
- a CDS encoding type II toxin-antitoxin system HicA family toxin encodes the protein MPRLGPIKRKDLIGYLSQYGFKGPFSGGKHLFMIKDDVTLRTPNPHRSDIGKDLLVRILRQARIDKADWEKL